The Streptomyces sp. NL15-2K genome contains a region encoding:
- a CDS encoding ABC-F family ATP-binding cassette domain-containing protein — translation MAVNLVNVENVSKVYGTRALLDGVSLGVSEGDRIGVVGRNGDGKTTLIRMLAKLEESDTGRVTHSGGLRLGVLTQHDSLDPAATVRHEVIRDMADHEWAGNAKIRDVLTGLFGGLDMPGFPQGLDTVIGPLSGGERRRIALAKLLIDEQDLIVLDEPTNHLDVEGIAWLAKHLRERRSALVCVTHDRWFLDQVCTRMWDVQRGAVYEYEGGYSDYVFARAERERIAATEETKRQNLVRKELAWLRRGAPARTSKPRFRVEAANELIKDVPPPRDSSELMKFASSRLGKSVFDLEDVTVQAGPKVLLKHVTWHLGPGDRIALVGVNGAGKTSLLRAMAEAARTQGEAQPAGGRIDVGKTVKLAYLSQEVGELNPGLRVLEAVQQVRERVDLGKGREMTAGQLCETFGFNKEKQWTPVGDLSGGERRRLQLLRLLMDEPNVLFLDEPTNDLDIETLTQLEDVLDGWPGSMIVISHDRFFVERTTDRVFALLGDATLRMLPRGIDEYLERRRRIEEAAAASAPAALKAVSDKSEKNEKSAADQRAAKKELQKIERQLDKISEKETKLHAQIAENATDFAKVAELDTALRDLVGERDELELRWLELAEDA, via the coding sequence ATGGCCGTCAACCTGGTCAATGTCGAGAACGTCAGCAAGGTGTACGGCACTCGTGCCCTCCTCGACGGCGTGTCCCTCGGCGTCTCCGAAGGGGACCGCATCGGCGTCGTGGGCCGCAACGGCGACGGCAAGACCACCCTGATCCGCATGCTCGCCAAGCTGGAGGAGTCCGACACCGGCAGGGTCACCCACTCCGGCGGCCTCCGCCTCGGCGTCCTCACCCAGCACGACTCCCTCGACCCGGCCGCCACCGTCCGGCACGAGGTCATCCGGGACATGGCCGACCACGAATGGGCGGGCAACGCCAAGATCAGGGACGTACTGACCGGCCTCTTCGGCGGCCTCGACATGCCTGGATTCCCCCAGGGCCTCGACACCGTCATCGGCCCCCTCTCCGGCGGTGAGCGCCGCCGCATCGCACTCGCCAAGCTGCTCATCGACGAGCAGGACCTGATCGTCCTCGACGAGCCCACCAACCACCTCGACGTCGAAGGCATCGCCTGGCTGGCCAAGCACCTGCGCGAGCGCCGCTCCGCGCTCGTGTGCGTCACCCACGACCGCTGGTTCCTCGACCAGGTCTGCACCCGCATGTGGGACGTCCAGCGCGGAGCCGTCTACGAGTACGAGGGCGGCTACTCCGACTACGTCTTCGCCCGCGCCGAGCGCGAACGCATCGCCGCCACCGAGGAGACCAAGCGGCAGAACCTGGTCCGCAAGGAGCTGGCCTGGCTGCGGCGCGGCGCCCCCGCACGCACCTCCAAGCCCCGCTTCCGCGTCGAGGCCGCCAACGAGCTCATCAAGGACGTCCCGCCGCCCCGGGACAGCAGCGAGTTGATGAAGTTCGCGTCGTCACGGCTCGGCAAGAGCGTCTTCGACCTCGAGGACGTCACCGTCCAGGCGGGCCCCAAGGTGCTGCTCAAGCACGTGACATGGCACCTCGGCCCCGGGGACCGCATCGCCCTCGTCGGCGTCAACGGCGCCGGGAAGACCTCCCTGCTGCGGGCCATGGCCGAGGCGGCCCGGACACAGGGCGAGGCACAGCCGGCCGGCGGGCGGATCGACGTGGGCAAGACAGTCAAGCTCGCCTACCTCTCCCAGGAGGTCGGTGAGCTCAACCCCGGCCTGCGGGTCCTGGAGGCCGTTCAGCAGGTGCGGGAGCGCGTCGACCTCGGCAAGGGGCGCGAGATGACCGCCGGACAGCTGTGCGAGACCTTCGGCTTCAACAAGGAGAAGCAGTGGACGCCGGTGGGGGACCTGTCCGGCGGTGAGCGGCGCAGGCTCCAGCTCCTCCGCCTCCTCATGGACGAGCCCAACGTCCTCTTCCTCGACGAGCCCACCAACGACCTCGACATCGAGACGCTGACCCAGCTGGAGGACGTCCTCGACGGCTGGCCCGGCTCGATGATCGTCATCTCCCACGACCGGTTCTTCGTCGAGCGGACCACGGACCGGGTCTTCGCCCTCCTCGGCGACGCCACCCTGCGGATGCTGCCGCGCGGCATCGACGAGTACCTGGAGCGGCGCCGGCGCATCGAGGAGGCGGCGGCCGCCTCGGCACCGGCCGCCCTGAAGGCCGTATCGGACAAGAGCGAGAAGAACGAGAAGAGCGCCGCCGACCAGCGCGCCGCCAAGAAGGAACTCCAGAAGATCGAACGGCAGCTGGACAAGATCTCCGAGAAGGAGACCAAGCTGCACGCCCAAATCGCCGAGAACGCAACGGACTTCGCGAAGGTGGCCGAACTCGACACCGCGCTGCGGGACTTGGTCGGCGAGCGGGACGAACTGGAGCTGCGGTGGCTGGAACTCGCCGAAGACGCGTGA
- a CDS encoding PQQ-binding-like beta-propeller repeat protein encodes MTQPPNQPPQGGFGAPQDQPPQQQGGFGAPPPPQGQPQTPPTPQAPQPGYGYPEQPPQQPQPSGPYAQPGPYAQPGPYGAPPGTPGTPGTPGAPGPYGQPQHPGPYGGQPGYGYPQQPQFPGPPGTPPPASGSRNPFKGKPALVIGAAVAALLVIGGTVFAVTSGGDDGKGEKKPVAGPSDGPKATGSEDPVNPGDGSGDGGSDPQNLNEGRQAGEAKVLWYKDAPDAPGDGADAPGMWITDKTAVKAAYKQLFAYNVGDGNPTWDPITFEQKICAVTPQKTADDKIVVAYENGSTDRADCNQLQEIDLNTGEKGWTGEVADGDLFDSTSQLGLSVTGNTLMVGRSQSGTAYDVRTGKKLFDKKRYGESCFPSAFAGGARLVVVSSCGAGGTNEHDEIQELDPTTGKAKWTQRFDKGWRAARTYSVDPLVVYLTNDDKDAWNISTFTATGKFRSQVGFDEDFAPECGWALLSRDLQGCEGVAADAGTLYLPTEATTGANEIVAINLADGKEKWRVKSLADESMLPMRIEGGKLVAYVEPSYDAGGQIVSIPTAGGSHTPTKLLQMPKGTAEIESGFFSKAIDWADGRFYISTARLNGKDDAKEKLMLAYGK; translated from the coding sequence ATGACTCAGCCGCCCAATCAGCCGCCGCAAGGTGGCTTCGGAGCGCCGCAGGACCAGCCACCACAGCAGCAGGGAGGCTTCGGGGCGCCACCGCCGCCCCAGGGGCAGCCCCAGACGCCACCAACTCCGCAGGCTCCGCAGCCTGGTTACGGCTATCCCGAGCAGCCACCACAGCAGCCGCAGCCCTCCGGCCCGTACGCCCAGCCCGGCCCGTACGCCCAGCCGGGCCCCTACGGCGCACCACCCGGCACGCCCGGCACGCCCGGCACGCCCGGCGCACCCGGCCCGTACGGCCAGCCGCAGCACCCGGGACCGTACGGAGGGCAGCCCGGCTACGGCTACCCGCAGCAGCCCCAGTTCCCCGGCCCGCCCGGCACCCCGCCGCCCGCCTCCGGCTCGCGCAACCCCTTCAAGGGCAAGCCCGCCCTGGTCATCGGCGCAGCCGTGGCCGCGCTGCTCGTCATCGGCGGAACCGTATTCGCCGTCACGAGCGGCGGTGACGACGGCAAGGGCGAGAAGAAGCCCGTCGCCGGGCCGAGCGACGGCCCCAAGGCCACCGGCTCCGAGGACCCGGTCAACCCCGGCGACGGCAGCGGCGACGGCGGCTCCGACCCGCAGAACCTCAACGAGGGCCGCCAGGCGGGCGAGGCCAAGGTGCTCTGGTACAAGGACGCGCCCGACGCGCCCGGTGACGGCGCCGACGCCCCCGGCATGTGGATCACCGACAAGACCGCGGTGAAGGCGGCGTACAAGCAGCTCTTCGCCTACAACGTCGGCGACGGCAACCCCACATGGGACCCGATCACCTTCGAGCAGAAGATCTGCGCGGTCACCCCGCAAAAGACGGCCGACGACAAGATCGTCGTGGCGTACGAGAACGGCAGCACCGACCGCGCCGACTGCAACCAGCTCCAGGAGATCGACCTCAACACCGGCGAGAAGGGCTGGACCGGCGAGGTCGCGGACGGCGACCTGTTCGACAGCACCAGCCAGCTCGGGCTGTCCGTCACCGGCAACACGCTGATGGTGGGCCGCTCGCAGTCCGGCACGGCGTACGACGTGCGTACCGGCAAGAAGCTGTTCGACAAGAAGAGGTACGGCGAGTCCTGCTTCCCGAGCGCGTTCGCGGGCGGCGCCCGGCTGGTCGTCGTCTCGTCCTGCGGCGCCGGCGGGACCAACGAGCACGACGAGATACAGGAGCTGGATCCCACGACCGGCAAGGCCAAGTGGACCCAGAGGTTCGACAAGGGCTGGAGGGCCGCGCGGACCTACTCCGTCGACCCGCTGGTCGTCTACCTCACCAATGACGACAAGGACGCCTGGAACATCTCCACGTTCACCGCCACCGGCAAGTTCCGCTCGCAGGTCGGCTTCGACGAGGACTTCGCCCCCGAGTGCGGCTGGGCCCTCCTCTCGCGCGACCTCCAGGGCTGCGAGGGCGTGGCCGCCGATGCGGGCACCCTCTACCTGCCCACCGAGGCGACGACCGGGGCGAACGAGATCGTCGCGATCAACCTCGCCGACGGCAAGGAGAAATGGCGGGTGAAGTCCCTGGCGGACGAGTCGATGCTGCCGATGAGGATCGAGGGCGGCAAGCTCGTCGCGTATGTGGAGCCGTCGTACGACGCGGGCGGTCAGATCGTGTCGATCCCGACGGCCGGCGGCAGCCACACGCCGACGAAGCTGTTGCAGATGCCGAAGGGCACCGCGGAGATCGAGAGCGGCTTCTTCTCGAAGGCCATCGACTGGGCCGACGGCCGCTTCTACATCTCGACCGCCCGGCTGAACGGCAAGGACGACGCGAAGGAGAAGTTGATGCTCGCCTACGGCAAGTGA
- a CDS encoding PQQ-binding-like beta-propeller repeat protein has product MTQPPPPPPNQPPNQPPSPNQPPQQGGFGAPQDQPPQQPGGFGAPQAPQTPPPPPGQQPQPGYGYPQQPQQPQQSQPPQTPPGYGYPQAAPQPPQPPAGYGYPGQAPNPAPTPTPNPYGQQPNPYGQQPGYGFQQPTMPMQPQAGQPGQPSGGGRKVNAQLLIIVAAVVAIALIIGGGVWYASSSGDDGKKDDTANSSGGAGGTDDGKNGDGADGGTSGTSTKAVEKVPANPASKVLFQVPAPAVKDDSTISTSGSWLTDKVYAKSGIAEIVGYDPDKGTKLWTIKLPGPVCQGSNHTTADNKTAIIYEPEMPTKAEPSHGCSQIAAIDLDAGKKLWTKTAKSGDQPISFSNITVSASTVAVGSTNGGAAFDIPSGKQLWAPKPSDTCYDSGYGGGPKLVAVRKCGAYDQRELHIQTIDPKSGKVITEYKMATGIEYASVISTDPLVVAADVGDAAEDGSGISDFFSIDNKTGKLRTRIAAPSDQYGASCDGISKVEECFAVVVGNDRLYLATEEHDANSDGLSQTNEIVAFDLATGKQTGQRADAGADYTITPMRMDGPNLIAYKRPPYDKGGQIVSIDGGSFKETKLLENPATESVRDAETSMSPEYSEMLYSQGRLFMSEVFASELTSSNDKEYLLIGFGTS; this is encoded by the coding sequence ATGACCCAACCACCGCCCCCGCCGCCCAACCAGCCACCCAATCAGCCGCCGTCGCCCAACCAGCCTCCGCAGCAGGGGGGTTTCGGCGCACCACAGGACCAGCCGCCGCAGCAGCCGGGTGGCTTCGGTGCTCCCCAGGCCCCGCAGACGCCACCGCCTCCGCCGGGGCAGCAACCGCAGCCGGGTTACGGCTACCCCCAGCAGCCCCAGCAGCCCCAGCAGTCACAGCCGCCCCAGACCCCTCCCGGTTACGGCTATCCGCAGGCCGCCCCCCAGCCGCCGCAGCCGCCCGCCGGTTACGGCTATCCCGGTCAGGCACCCAACCCGGCCCCGACCCCGACTCCGAACCCGTACGGGCAGCAGCCCAACCCCTATGGCCAGCAGCCCGGTTACGGCTTCCAGCAGCCGACCATGCCCATGCAGCCGCAGGCCGGGCAGCCGGGACAGCCGTCGGGCGGCGGGCGGAAGGTCAACGCGCAGCTGCTCATCATCGTCGCGGCCGTCGTGGCGATCGCACTGATCATCGGCGGCGGTGTCTGGTACGCCTCATCCTCCGGTGACGACGGCAAGAAGGACGACACCGCCAACTCCAGCGGCGGCGCCGGCGGCACGGACGACGGCAAGAACGGCGACGGCGCCGACGGCGGCACCTCGGGCACCTCTACCAAGGCGGTCGAGAAGGTGCCCGCCAACCCCGCCTCCAAGGTCCTCTTCCAGGTCCCGGCGCCCGCGGTGAAGGACGACAGCACCATCTCCACGTCCGGCTCCTGGCTCACCGACAAGGTGTACGCCAAGAGCGGCATCGCCGAGATCGTCGGCTACGACCCCGACAAGGGCACCAAGCTGTGGACGATCAAGCTCCCCGGCCCGGTGTGCCAGGGCAGCAACCACACCACCGCCGACAACAAGACGGCGATCATCTACGAGCCCGAGATGCCGACCAAGGCCGAGCCTTCGCACGGCTGCAGCCAGATCGCGGCGATCGACCTCGACGCGGGCAAGAAGCTGTGGACGAAGACCGCCAAGTCCGGTGACCAGCCGATCAGCTTCAGCAACATCACCGTCAGCGCGAGCACGGTCGCCGTGGGCAGCACCAACGGCGGCGCCGCCTTCGACATCCCCTCCGGCAAGCAGCTGTGGGCCCCGAAGCCGTCCGACACCTGCTACGACTCCGGGTACGGCGGCGGCCCCAAGCTGGTCGCGGTGCGCAAGTGCGGTGCGTACGACCAGCGCGAGCTGCACATCCAGACCATCGACCCGAAGTCCGGGAAGGTGATCACCGAGTACAAGATGGCGACCGGCATCGAGTACGCCAGCGTCATCTCGACCGACCCGCTGGTCGTGGCCGCCGACGTCGGCGACGCCGCGGAGGACGGCAGCGGCATCTCGGACTTCTTCTCCATCGACAACAAGACCGGCAAGCTGCGCACCCGGATCGCGGCGCCCAGCGACCAGTACGGCGCCAGCTGCGACGGCATCTCCAAGGTCGAGGAGTGCTTCGCGGTGGTGGTCGGCAACGACCGGCTCTACCTGGCGACCGAGGAGCACGACGCCAACTCCGACGGGCTGAGCCAGACCAACGAGATCGTCGCCTTCGACCTGGCCACCGGCAAGCAGACCGGCCAGCGCGCCGACGCGGGCGCCGACTACACGATCACCCCGATGCGCATGGACGGCCCCAACCTGATCGCCTACAAGCGGCCGCCGTACGACAAGGGCGGTCAGATCGTCAGCATCGACGGCGGTTCCTTCAAGGAGACGAAGCTGCTGGAGAACCCGGCCACGGAGTCGGTGCGGGACGCGGAGACCAGCATGAGCCCGGAGTACTCCGAAATGCTGTACTCGCAAGGGCGTCTGTTCATGTCCGAGGTCTTCGCCAGCGAGTTGACGAGTTCCAACGACAAGGAGTACCTGCTGATCGGGTTCGGCACGAGCTGA
- a CDS encoding response regulator transcription factor, protein MGVRLMVVDDHRLLAEALASALKLRGHRVLAAAAPAAGAAELVITRAPEVCLLGTATPAEPGMFDPVVRIKRERPQVAVLVLGPVPSPRGIAAAFAAGASGYVRHDERIEGVERAIMKARAGEAAVAPQLLQGAFSELLNPAAQPDDEGQRLLQMLTPREVEVLVRVADGEDTRLIAAGMGIAPSTARTHVQRVLMKLGVGSRLEAAALAARTGLLDRAGPLPHSLPEAGGGPAS, encoded by the coding sequence ATGGGAGTGCGGCTCATGGTGGTCGACGACCACCGATTGCTCGCCGAGGCGCTGGCCTCGGCACTGAAGCTGCGGGGGCACCGGGTGCTCGCCGCGGCGGCGCCCGCCGCGGGCGCGGCGGAACTGGTGATCACCCGGGCGCCGGAGGTGTGCCTGTTGGGGACGGCGACACCGGCCGAGCCGGGCATGTTCGACCCGGTGGTCCGGATCAAGCGGGAGCGGCCGCAGGTCGCGGTCCTGGTGCTGGGCCCGGTACCGAGCCCGCGCGGCATCGCGGCGGCCTTCGCCGCGGGCGCGTCCGGCTACGTACGGCATGACGAGCGCATCGAGGGGGTCGAGCGGGCGATCATGAAGGCGAGGGCGGGGGAGGCGGCGGTCGCCCCGCAGCTCCTCCAAGGGGCCTTCAGCGAACTCCTCAACCCGGCGGCCCAGCCGGACGACGAGGGCCAGCGCCTGCTCCAGATGCTCACGCCGAGGGAGGTCGAGGTCCTGGTCAGGGTCGCCGACGGCGAGGACACCCGCCTGATCGCGGCGGGCATGGGCATCGCACCGTCGACGGCCCGGACCCATGTCCAGCGCGTACTGATGAAACTGGGCGTGGGTTCGAGGCTGGAAGCGGCGGCGTTGGCGGCGAGGACGGGGTTGCTGGATCGGGCGGGGCCGCTGCCGCACTCTCTGCCGGAGGCGGGAGGGGGGCCGGCGTCCTAG